In the genome of Salinispirillum sp. LH 10-3-1, one region contains:
- a CDS encoding alpha-galactosidase: MPSVHLNNGFISAVLTGDEQTGLSWGFLGPALEVDNDLAATEAALRSAVPQAFLDPRINTPLLPTGSEGVLSRPALSVSDGHHWLPHLRLVRVESISSTQCRIVQRAEQPALEVITVFTLDPQRPVLTLQHWLTNLGAVPLEVRALEAAIPVAAELQEMLHFTGRWCQEFRPQRQRVQFNNYSWENRKGRTSHDHFPGLLLGTPGFSESQGDVMAMHLAWSGNHQQHLIVDTFQPTRYQAGIGFMPHECMLAPGDTHESAVLYVAFSDTGLNGIRRAFHGHVRAHIVHFPDPSKPRPVHLNTWEAVYFNHDTADLQDLADAAQKMGVERFILDDGWFKGRRNDRAGLGDWTVDQSMYPEGLGPLAQHVVAAGMEFGIWFEPEMVNPDSDLYRAHPEWALQLPNRDQALGRYQMVLDLTRPEVQDYLFSHIDAVLRDVPVRYIKWDMNRELVQAGDADGAAVYHRQVLGVYGLLARVRAAHPQVEIESCASGGGRIDFAILQHTQRFWASDCNDPVERQMIQWGFGLFLPPEVMGAHIGPAHSHTTSRDTTLLYRALTAMFGHFGVEADVRLLSEQERTEMAALIAWHQQQRPWWHAGQLQVWDYPDPELRATGMVSADQQKVSIVVAQQGMPQRAVPVPLKVTGLPPNVAYRITVPFSPTVTNHRMKTLPSWCEETIVLTGRQLARHGLALPVLDPASACLIELSATEE, translated from the coding sequence ATGCCAAGTGTTCATTTAAACAATGGTTTCATCAGCGCCGTCTTAACCGGTGATGAGCAAACGGGGTTGTCCTGGGGTTTTCTGGGGCCTGCACTGGAGGTTGATAACGACCTTGCCGCGACGGAAGCGGCCTTGCGCAGCGCGGTGCCTCAGGCTTTTTTAGACCCACGCATCAATACGCCTTTGTTACCGACCGGCAGTGAAGGGGTGTTGTCTCGCCCGGCGCTCAGCGTCAGCGACGGCCACCATTGGTTGCCGCATTTGCGCTTGGTCAGGGTGGAGTCAATCAGCTCCACACAGTGTCGTATCGTACAGCGGGCCGAGCAACCCGCGCTGGAAGTGATCACGGTGTTTACCCTGGACCCCCAACGGCCGGTCCTAACACTGCAACATTGGCTGACTAATCTGGGAGCAGTGCCGCTGGAAGTGCGAGCGCTAGAGGCCGCCATTCCCGTCGCTGCAGAATTGCAGGAAATGCTGCACTTTACCGGTCGGTGGTGTCAGGAATTTCGCCCCCAACGGCAGCGCGTGCAGTTCAATAACTACAGTTGGGAGAACCGCAAAGGCCGTACGTCACATGATCATTTTCCTGGCCTCCTCTTGGGAACGCCAGGCTTCAGCGAAAGTCAGGGTGACGTAATGGCGATGCACTTAGCGTGGAGTGGTAACCATCAACAGCACCTGATTGTTGATACCTTCCAGCCGACACGTTACCAAGCGGGCATCGGCTTTATGCCTCACGAGTGTATGTTGGCACCCGGAGATACCCACGAAAGCGCGGTACTCTATGTGGCGTTTTCGGATACGGGCTTGAATGGCATACGGCGGGCTTTTCATGGTCACGTTCGGGCGCACATTGTGCACTTCCCTGATCCGAGCAAGCCACGCCCCGTGCATTTGAATACTTGGGAGGCGGTGTACTTCAACCACGATACGGCGGATCTCCAAGACCTGGCTGACGCCGCCCAAAAAATGGGAGTGGAGCGCTTTATTCTTGATGACGGCTGGTTCAAAGGGCGCCGCAACGACCGCGCCGGGCTCGGTGACTGGACGGTCGATCAGAGTATGTACCCAGAAGGCCTTGGTCCATTAGCCCAACATGTGGTCGCAGCGGGGATGGAATTCGGTATTTGGTTCGAACCGGAAATGGTCAACCCGGACAGCGACCTTTACCGCGCTCACCCGGAATGGGCGTTGCAACTGCCGAATCGTGATCAAGCGCTGGGACGCTACCAAATGGTGCTCGACCTGACTCGGCCTGAAGTACAGGACTATTTGTTTAGCCACATCGATGCCGTACTGCGAGATGTTCCAGTGCGCTACATCAAATGGGACATGAACCGCGAGCTGGTGCAAGCCGGCGATGCAGACGGCGCGGCCGTCTATCACCGGCAGGTACTGGGTGTGTACGGGCTGTTAGCACGCGTACGCGCGGCACACCCGCAGGTAGAAATTGAGAGCTGTGCCAGTGGTGGCGGGCGTATCGACTTCGCCATCCTGCAACATACCCAGCGCTTTTGGGCCAGCGACTGCAACGATCCGGTAGAGCGTCAGATGATTCAATGGGGTTTTGGCTTGTTCCTGCCGCCGGAAGTCATGGGCGCGCATATCGGCCCCGCCCACAGTCACACTACATCGCGTGATACGACGTTGCTGTACCGTGCCTTAACAGCCATGTTTGGGCATTTTGGCGTCGAAGCCGACGTACGCTTGCTGTCAGAGCAAGAGCGTACCGAAATGGCGGCACTCATTGCGTGGCACCAGCAACAGCGGCCATGGTGGCACGCCGGACAATTGCAGGTTTGGGATTATCCTGACCCTGAATTGCGTGCGACCGGCATGGTCTCTGCGGATCAGCAAAAGGTGAGTATTGTGGTGGCGCAACAGGGCATGCCTCAACGCGCTGTGCCGGTGCCTTTGAAGGTTACCGGGTTGCCGCCGAACGTGGCTTACCGTATCACCGTGCCTTTTTCACCAACGGTTACAAATCATCGTATGAAAACGTTGCCAAGCTGGTGTGAAGAGACTATTGTATTAACTGGACGACAACTGGCACGACACGGTCTGGCGTTACCTGTACTCGACCCTGCCAGCGCCTGTTTGATTGAGTTGTCTGCGACAGAGGAATAA
- a CDS encoding carbohydrate ABC transporter permease encodes MFPTDIRQTSPITQLTYKTALVIALIMWLLPLLAVFLTSIRSIADINAGNYWGLPSEIMLVENYTEVFRRTNMSRYIVNSLLITLPAAFGAVALSTLAGYALAKYRFRGNILLLALFIGGNFVPFQILMIPVRDLTLNLGLYDSIQGLVIFHIAFQTGFCTLFMRNFMIDIPEELIESARLEGASEFRIFFTIVLPLVRPALAALVVLIFTFVWNDYFWALVLMQSDEVRPVTAGISALRGQWLASWQLISAGSIVAALPPVALFFIMQKHFIAGLTLGATKG; translated from the coding sequence ATGTTTCCTACAGATATTCGCCAGACATCGCCCATCACCCAGTTGACGTACAAGACGGCATTGGTTATTGCACTGATCATGTGGCTGCTGCCGCTGTTGGCCGTCTTTTTAACGTCGATACGGTCCATCGCTGACATCAATGCCGGCAACTACTGGGGCCTGCCCAGTGAAATCATGCTGGTGGAAAATTACACCGAGGTGTTCCGGCGCACCAATATGTCACGCTACATTGTGAACTCGCTGTTGATTACCCTGCCTGCTGCCTTTGGTGCCGTGGCGCTGTCGACGCTGGCAGGCTATGCACTGGCCAAGTATCGCTTTCGCGGCAACATTCTGTTGTTGGCGCTGTTTATTGGCGGGAACTTTGTGCCCTTTCAGATCCTGATGATTCCCGTGCGTGACCTGACGCTGAACTTAGGGCTGTACGATAGCATTCAGGGCTTGGTGATCTTTCACATCGCTTTCCAAACCGGCTTTTGCACGTTGTTTATGCGCAATTTTATGATCGATATTCCAGAAGAATTGATCGAGTCAGCACGTTTGGAAGGGGCCAGTGAGTTCCGCATTTTCTTCACCATTGTATTGCCCTTGGTGCGCCCAGCGCTGGCGGCCCTGGTGGTGTTGATTTTCACTTTCGTGTGGAATGACTATTTCTGGGCCTTGGTGTTGATGCAAAGCGATGAGGTGCGCCCGGTGACTGCGGGTATCAGTGCCTTACGCGGTCAGTGGTTAGCCTCATGGCAGTTAATATCGGCGGGCAGCATCGTCGCTGCTCTGCCGCCGGTGGCCTTGTTCTTCATTATGCAGAAGCACTTTATCGCCGGTTTGACCTTGGGCGCGACGAAGGGGTAA
- a CDS encoding carbohydrate ABC transporter permease, producing the protein MSAHRQQSLWVPALFLAPALILFLVYVISPVLQSIWLSFYDWDGLSPKVWIGLENYRELIYDDRFWTSLKNNVIWLVLFMLAPVFGLAIALFLNQQVFGIRLVKSLFFFPFVISQVVVGLVFTWFYDPSFGLLNVALEAFGFNKVAILANDQYVTYGIIAAGLWPQIAYCMILYLTGLNNLNPEQLEAARMDGAKGWRMLWYIVLPQLRPATFIAVVVTVIGALRSFDLVATMTAGGPYGSSNVLAYYMYEQAIGNYRVGYGAAIATVLFLIMLIYISFFLWRMLRTEK; encoded by the coding sequence ATGTCCGCACATCGACAACAATCACTGTGGGTACCCGCACTTTTTCTGGCCCCTGCGTTGATTCTCTTTCTGGTCTACGTCATCTCGCCGGTACTGCAGAGTATCTGGCTGAGTTTTTACGACTGGGACGGTTTGAGCCCGAAGGTATGGATTGGGCTGGAGAACTACCGCGAATTAATTTACGACGACCGCTTCTGGACATCGCTGAAAAACAACGTGATCTGGCTGGTGCTGTTTATGCTCGCGCCGGTGTTTGGCCTCGCCATTGCGTTGTTTTTAAACCAGCAGGTGTTTGGTATTCGCTTGGTCAAATCGCTGTTTTTCTTTCCGTTCGTCATTTCGCAAGTGGTGGTCGGCTTGGTGTTTACATGGTTCTACGACCCCAGCTTCGGGTTACTGAACGTGGCACTGGAGGCGTTCGGGTTCAATAAGGTGGCCATTTTGGCGAACGACCAATACGTCACCTACGGCATCATCGCCGCTGGCCTTTGGCCGCAGATTGCGTACTGCATGATTTTGTACCTAACCGGCTTAAACAACCTCAACCCTGAGCAGTTGGAGGCGGCGCGTATGGACGGCGCCAAGGGCTGGCGAATGCTGTGGTACATCGTCTTGCCACAGCTGCGTCCTGCAACCTTTATTGCCGTGGTTGTGACGGTGATCGGCGCGTTGAGAAGTTTTGATCTGGTCGCCACCATGACCGCCGGTGGCCCTTATGGCAGCTCCAATGTGTTGGCGTACTACATGTATGAGCAAGCCATTGGTAACTACCGTGTTGGCTACGGTGCCGCCATCGCAACCGTATTATTTTTGATCATGCTGATTTACATCAGCTTCTTCCTGTGGCGTATGCTGCGGACGGAGAAATAA
- the galK gene encoding galactokinase → MTLLSNQTVAERFQQAFGVVAEVIVHAPGRVNVIGEHTDYNLGFVLPAAIDYGTWIAARTLSGRALEVVAHDFGHQRVCVALDDTPERDKEAPWSDYVRGVVAQLRQRGFQLAGAQLLVTGNVPSGAGLSSSASFEIALIRALLAISGEQITPQEAAKVGQAAENEFVGISCGIMDQMVSALGQHNSALLIDCADLSATPVAMPADWGLLIVHSGVRRGLVESAYNQRRQECESVAAYFGQPSLRDVSLAQLLAAEAHLPANEFRRARHVLTENARTLTAADALKTGDLPTLVQVMAESHDSMRDDFAITTPAIDQLVSLMQSAAAGRAGVRMTGGGFGGCVVALGQRACLSELAAAVERDYQTRTGNTPTLIPAVASAGAFSLDPVVVSTTELERKQAK, encoded by the coding sequence ATGACATTACTGAGTAACCAAACCGTCGCTGAGCGGTTCCAGCAGGCTTTCGGTGTAGTGGCAGAGGTTATCGTACATGCGCCAGGCCGGGTGAATGTGATCGGTGAGCATACCGACTACAATCTCGGCTTTGTTCTGCCCGCGGCCATTGATTATGGCACCTGGATCGCCGCACGAACGCTGTCTGGTCGCGCCCTTGAGGTCGTGGCGCACGATTTTGGTCATCAACGTGTCTGCGTTGCACTGGATGACACCCCGGAACGCGACAAGGAAGCCCCATGGTCAGACTACGTGCGCGGTGTCGTTGCACAACTGCGTCAGCGCGGGTTTCAACTGGCCGGCGCGCAATTGCTCGTGACCGGCAATGTACCCTCCGGTGCTGGGCTCAGCAGCTCAGCCAGTTTTGAAATCGCCTTGATTCGAGCGTTGCTTGCCATCAGCGGCGAACAAATCACGCCACAAGAGGCGGCAAAAGTCGGGCAGGCGGCAGAAAACGAATTCGTCGGTATCTCGTGTGGCATCATGGACCAGATGGTCTCTGCTCTCGGCCAGCACAACAGTGCGCTCTTGATCGACTGCGCCGACTTGAGTGCAACGCCAGTGGCCATGCCGGCCGATTGGGGTTTGCTGATTGTGCACAGTGGGGTGCGCCGTGGCTTGGTCGAAAGTGCTTACAACCAGCGCCGCCAAGAATGCGAATCGGTCGCCGCTTATTTCGGCCAGCCCAGTCTGCGCGACGTTTCTTTGGCTCAGTTGCTAGCCGCTGAAGCACACCTGCCCGCCAACGAATTCCGCCGTGCTCGGCATGTGTTGACGGAAAATGCCCGTACGCTGACCGCTGCCGACGCGCTGAAGACCGGTGATTTACCGACGTTGGTGCAAGTCATGGCCGAGTCGCACGATTCCATGCGTGACGACTTTGCTATTACCACGCCCGCCATCGATCAGTTGGTGAGCTTGATGCAATCAGCCGCAGCCGGTCGAGCGGGCGTGCGCATGACCGGTGGTGGCTTTGGCGGTTGTGTGGTTGCCTTGGGTCAGCGTGCCTGCTTGTCCGAATTGGCCGCGGCCGTTGAGCGTGACTATCAAACCCGCACCGGTAACACACCGACCCTGATTCCGGCGGTGGCCAGTGCTGGGGCGTTCAGTTTAGACCCGGTGGTCGTCAGTACAACCGAATTAGAACGCAAGCAAGCGAAGTAG
- a CDS encoding UDP-glucose--hexose-1-phosphate uridylyltransferase: MSEQEFQPTEHAHRRHNALTGDWVLVSPHRTKRPWQGQQEDNAWEVRPEHDPECYLCPGNTRSGGQQNPNYTTTFVFTNDFPALQEDVPAAPMSNDPLFQLQAESGTSRVICFSPDHSKTLPLLSDEEMLAVVQLWMAQTAELGETYQWVQVFENKGQAMGCSNPHPHGQVWAQAGLPTLAAQEDERQRAYAQTHGKPLLQDYAEKELQREERLVDANDHWVVVVPYWAAWPFETLVIPRAHRTRMTELTDAEQVSLSDILRRLTARYDNLFQCSFPYSMGWHGAPFNGADNAHWQLHAHFFPPLLRSATVRKFMVGYEMMAETQRDITPEQAAERLRAQPTVHFTQTEVASARA; this comes from the coding sequence ATGTCCGAACAGGAGTTTCAACCCACCGAACACGCCCACCGTCGTCACAATGCACTGACCGGTGACTGGGTGCTGGTATCGCCACATCGCACCAAGCGGCCATGGCAAGGTCAGCAAGAAGATAATGCGTGGGAAGTGCGCCCCGAACACGACCCCGAGTGCTACCTGTGTCCGGGTAATACGCGCTCCGGCGGGCAGCAAAACCCGAATTACACCACCACCTTCGTGTTCACCAATGACTTTCCCGCCTTGCAGGAAGACGTGCCTGCGGCGCCCATGTCAAACGACCCATTGTTTCAGCTGCAAGCAGAGTCTGGCACCAGTCGGGTAATTTGTTTCTCCCCAGACCACAGCAAAACCCTGCCCTTGTTAAGTGACGAGGAGATGCTGGCGGTGGTGCAACTGTGGATGGCGCAGACCGCTGAATTGGGTGAAACCTATCAGTGGGTTCAGGTCTTTGAGAACAAGGGTCAGGCCATGGGTTGCTCTAACCCGCACCCTCATGGTCAGGTTTGGGCACAAGCGGGCTTGCCGACATTGGCGGCGCAAGAAGATGAGCGGCAGCGGGCGTACGCTCAAACGCATGGTAAGCCCTTGCTGCAAGACTACGCCGAAAAAGAACTGCAGCGCGAAGAGCGCTTGGTTGACGCCAACGATCATTGGGTGGTGGTGGTGCCGTACTGGGCTGCTTGGCCTTTTGAGACACTGGTTATACCGCGCGCACACCGGACACGTATGACGGAACTGACCGACGCAGAACAGGTCAGTCTGAGCGATATCCTGCGTCGTCTGACGGCACGTTACGACAACCTCTTTCAGTGCTCGTTTCCTTACTCCATGGGCTGGCACGGCGCGCCGTTCAATGGTGCAGACAATGCGCATTGGCAATTGCACGCGCATTTCTTTCCACCGCTGTTGCGCAGCGCTACGGTACGCAAGTTTATGGTCGGATATGAAATGATGGCCGAAACGCAGCGCGACATTACGCCGGAACAAGCTGCGGAGCGGCTGCGGGCACAGCCCACCGTGCATTTTACCCAGACAGAAGTAGCGAGTGCCCGAGCATGA
- a CDS encoding substrate-binding domain-containing protein, which produces MANIKDVARIAGVSVSTVSRVVNDSASVAPEKRAVVEAAMKKLQYRPNSLARALVSRQSNCIGLMVGELDSPFFSQLMRGVDDVVVDGGRFLMITSGYHDKQREEKALDLLQQRQCDALIVHSKALSDERLQALAATGTPVVFINRLVPGYEDRSIYLDNQQGAYLATRHLLSKGHRAIAFIGTNLVEVSDGDERLHGYQQALDEFNVPFNPDICVTAQPTEDGGGDAMSKLLAHQRKFSAVMCYNDPMAAGAMGFLLDSGFEVPHDISVVGFDDVVITRYLRPKLTTVHYPIEEMGRTAARLALQMLNKVPRLAESELRFAPRLVVRQSVKTFRES; this is translated from the coding sequence GTGGCTAACATCAAAGACGTGGCACGGATCGCAGGGGTATCGGTATCCACCGTGTCGCGCGTGGTGAACGACTCAGCATCGGTCGCGCCGGAAAAGCGTGCCGTGGTCGAGGCCGCGATGAAGAAACTGCAGTACCGCCCTAATAGCCTGGCCCGCGCTCTGGTCAGCCGGCAGTCAAACTGCATTGGCCTGATGGTCGGCGAACTCGACTCGCCATTCTTCTCGCAACTGATGCGTGGCGTGGACGACGTGGTGGTCGACGGTGGTCGCTTTCTGATGATCACCTCTGGGTACCACGACAAACAACGGGAAGAAAAAGCGCTGGACCTGCTGCAACAGCGCCAATGCGACGCCCTCATCGTGCATTCCAAAGCCCTCAGCGATGAACGCCTGCAGGCACTGGCCGCTACCGGTACGCCCGTCGTATTCATCAACCGCCTCGTACCGGGCTACGAAGACCGCAGTATCTACCTCGACAACCAGCAAGGCGCTTACCTCGCCACCCGCCACTTGCTGAGTAAAGGACACCGTGCCATTGCCTTTATCGGCACCAATCTGGTGGAAGTTTCTGATGGCGACGAGCGTTTGCATGGCTACCAGCAAGCACTGGATGAATTCAATGTGCCGTTCAACCCCGATATCTGTGTAACCGCCCAGCCGACGGAAGATGGCGGCGGCGATGCGATGAGTAAGCTGCTGGCGCACCAACGCAAGTTCTCGGCCGTGATGTGTTACAACGACCCGATGGCGGCAGGCGCGATGGGCTTTTTACTCGACAGCGGGTTTGAAGTTCCGCACGATATTTCGGTGGTCGGTTTCGACGATGTGGTCATTACTCGCTATCTGCGACCTAAGCTCACCACGGTGCACTACCCTATCGAGGAGATGGGTCGTACGGCAGCGAGGCTGGCTCTGCAAATGCTGAATAAGGTGCCGCGCTTGGCGGAGAGTGAGCTGCGCTTTGCACCACGATTGGTGGTGCGGCAGTCGGTGAAGACTTTTCGAGAGTCGTAG
- the galE gene encoding UDP-glucose 4-epimerase GalE — MAKILVTGGAGYIGSHTCLLLLESGYDVVVLDNLSNASEAALRRVQEMTGKTLDLVVGDIRDTSAVRALFAQHSIDSVIHFAGSKAVGESVEQPMAYYDNNVVGTLRLCEVMAEVGCKRIVFSSSATVYGDPDVVPIPETAALRTSNPYGQTKLVIEQMLREIANADPEWRVSLLRYFNPIGAHPSGRIGENPNGIPNNLMPYVTQVAVGKRPHLSVYGNDYSTPDGTGVRDYIHVMDLAAGHIKAVEYLAQHSGADAFNLGTGVGCSVMDVVNTFERVNGVPIPYQIAPRRAGDVASYFADPTKATQLLGWQAKLNLEDMVRDSWAWQSANPNGY, encoded by the coding sequence GAGCGGGCTATATCGGCAGTCATACTTGCCTGCTGTTGTTGGAGTCGGGCTATGATGTCGTGGTGCTGGACAACCTCTCCAATGCCAGTGAAGCAGCACTGCGTCGCGTACAGGAAATGACGGGTAAAACCCTGGACCTTGTCGTCGGTGACATTCGTGATACCAGTGCCGTGCGCGCACTCTTTGCCCAGCACAGCATCGACAGCGTCATTCACTTCGCAGGATCAAAAGCCGTCGGAGAGTCCGTGGAGCAGCCGATGGCCTATTACGACAACAACGTCGTCGGCACCTTGCGCTTGTGTGAAGTGATGGCAGAAGTGGGCTGCAAGCGCATCGTGTTTAGCAGTTCTGCCACCGTTTACGGTGATCCGGATGTCGTACCCATTCCCGAAACCGCAGCCCTGCGCACCTCAAACCCCTATGGGCAAACCAAACTGGTGATTGAGCAAATGCTGCGTGAGATCGCCAACGCCGACCCGGAATGGCGGGTGTCGTTGCTGCGTTATTTCAACCCCATTGGCGCGCATCCGTCCGGCCGTATCGGTGAAAACCCGAATGGTATTCCGAACAATTTAATGCCCTACGTCACCCAGGTCGCGGTGGGTAAGCGCCCGCATTTGTCGGTTTATGGTAACGACTACAGCACCCCCGACGGTACTGGCGTGCGCGACTACATTCATGTGATGGACTTGGCCGCTGGACATATTAAAGCGGTGGAGTACTTGGCACAGCACAGCGGTGCAGACGCATTCAATTTAGGCACAGGTGTGGGGTGCAGTGTGATGGATGTGGTCAACACCTTTGAGCGGGTAAACGGCGTCCCCATTCCTTACCAAATCGCGCCACGCCGCGCGGGTGATGTAGCCTCTTACTTCGCCGACCCCACCAAGGCGACACAGCTGCTAGGCTGGCAAGCAAAGCTTAATTTGGAAGATATGGTGCGGGATTCTTGGGCGTGGCAGTCGGCGAATCCCAACGGCTATTGA